Genomic window (Eremothecium sinecaudum strain ATCC 58844 chromosome VI, complete sequence):
TTGGGAATGACTTATTATATTTTTCCTGTCTCGGCCGGACCTACGGTCATTTAAAGTCGGGTGTTTCCCTGTTTCGATTTATGAAATGCGCCCCTTGTTGGATTCACCAGTTTCACTCTCATATCATGCTCCTATTAGGTCATGTACTATAAGGTTGCTTATTACTGTATATAAGGCGCATTCAAGAAATAAAAGATACAACCATACAATACAACATTAACGAGCAAACAGAATAAAACCAAAAAGCACGTGCAATTATGACTATATCTCAATTATTAAAGCAAAGAGTAAGGTACAGTCCTTATTTGTCTAAGGTGCGCCCAGTGGAGGATGTAGTGCCTCTATTTAAACATGGGCAGTACTTAGGTTGGTCCGGTTTCACTGGTGTTGGAGCACCAAAGGTCGTTCCAACAGCATTGGCGAACAAGGTTGAAAGGGAAGGTTTACAAGGTAAGCTGGCTTTCAATTTGTTCGTCGGAGCGTCTGCTGGTCCTGAGGAAGACAGGTGGGCTGACTTGGATATGATTTTACGCCGTGGTCCTCACCAGGTTGGTAAATCCATATCTCGTGCAATTAATGAAGGTAGGATTAAATTCTTCGACAAGCATTTGTCAATGTTTCCACAGGATTTAACGTACGGTTATTATACCAGGGAGCGGACTGACGGTAAGATCCTCGATTTCACGATTATAGAGGCTACTGCCATTAAGGAGGATGGATCTATTGTTCCGGGTCCGTCGGTCGGGGGATCTCCGGAATTTGTTGCTGCGGCTGATAAAGTTATTATCGAGGTGAACACTGCAACGCCATCATTTGAGGGGTTGCACGACATTGATTTGCCTAGCTACCCCCCATTCCGTGAGCCCTACCCATACACCAAGGTTGACCAACGCATTGGCCGGAATTCTATCCCTGTGGACCCTGATAGAGTTATAGCTCTAGTTGAGTCAACACAGCGTGATCGTGTTGGCCCCAACACACCATCTAATGAAATGTCCAGAAACATCGCTGGGCACCTTGTAAGCTTCTTTGAACACGAGGTTGCTCATGGCAGACTTCCACAAAACCTACTTCCTTTGCAGAGTGGTATCGGAAACATTGCCAATTCTGTGATTGAGGGCCTTGCCGGCTCCTCCTTCAAGAACCTTACAGTATGGACTGAAGTTCTCCAAGACTCGTTCCTCGACCTGTTTCAGAACGGCTCCCTGGAATTTGCCACCGCGACCAGTATCCGTTTAACTGAGGCCGGATTTGACAAGTTCTTCAACAATTGGGACGAATTTTCGCGCAAGTTGTGTATCCGTTCCCAAGTTGTATCCAACAGTCCTGAACTCATCCGTCGTTTAGGTGTGATTGCTAT
Coding sequences:
- the ACH1 gene encoding acetyl-CoA hydrolase (Syntenic homolog of Ashbya gossypii AFR020W; Syntenic homolog of Saccharomyces cerevisiae YBL015W (ACH1)), which encodes MTISQLLKQRVRYSPYLSKVRPVEDVVPLFKHGQYLGWSGFTGVGAPKVVPTALANKVEREGLQGKLAFNLFVGASAGPEEDRWADLDMILRRGPHQVGKSISRAINEGRIKFFDKHLSMFPQDLTYGYYTRERTDGKILDFTIIEATAIKEDGSIVPGPSVGGSPEFVAAADKVIIEVNTATPSFEGLHDIDLPSYPPFREPYPYTKVDQRIGRNSIPVDPDRVIALVESTQRDRVGPNTPSNEMSRNIAGHLVSFFEHEVAHGRLPQNLLPLQSGIGNIANSVIEGLAGSSFKNLTVWTEVLQDSFLDLFQNGSLEFATATSIRLTEAGFDKFFNNWDEFSRKLCIRSQVVSNSPELIRRLGVIAMNTPVEVDIYAHANSTNVSGSRMLNGLGGSADFLRNAKLSIMHAPSARPSKTDPTGISSIVPMVPHVDQTEHDLDILVTDQGLADLRGLSPRERAREIINNCAHPDYKPILHDYLDRAEHYTKKARSMHEPHILQQALKFHINLAEKGTMKVSSWDD